The following coding sequences lie in one Trichoderma breve strain T069 chromosome 1, whole genome shotgun sequence genomic window:
- a CDS encoding fungal zn(2)-Cys(6) binuclear cluster domain-containing protein, producing the protein MDSLISKDSNSNPDRIPAMRRRACIPCTSSKRRCDMTRPSCERCLDKQVACRYSSARLYARRGIKSKPSGVTEPEASLNSPFSALFESGDDECDESYNGGNYHRSDGTANSSDSCAWFLQAEHWVIHYHEDRPSPPPFVRSSAVRQYILCVKKWLQQWVECGHCPMIHKSLFADTKLPPCLQDAYAALAVYSFKNEKNEDFVMQHIEDKANSLLEEHSTHQDLLIDPFVPECSLTTVQHLARVLALIIYQFIRLFDGNIRHRAQAEQYIPLLKSWTCQLWSSVNIDVTVQNTFGSDYLISQENADATVKLWRTWLLMESVRRAWKVSAYMRCIYYVFRDGTAPCEGTIDFTARRGLWDATSAPVWRRLLEQKDPLFAVPFESTWLLDATTPKDIDVFGLATMSISVDSDKLDSWIANSSDMHLEGLLMAT; encoded by the coding sequence GACCCGCCCGTCCTGCGAGCGGTGCTTGGACAAACAGGTCGCATGTCGATACTCTTCAGCTCGTCTCTATGCTCGCCGAGGCATTAAATCAAAACCCAGCGGAGTTACGGAGCCGGAGGCGTCACTCAACTCTCCGTTCTCCGCCTTGTTCGAgagtggcgatgatgagtGTGATGAAAGTTATAACGGCGGAAACTACCATAGGAGTGATGGTACCGCCAATTCTTCGGATTCGTGCGCTTGGTTTCTCCAGGCTGAGCACTGGGTCATTCACTACCATGAGGATCGTCCAAGCCCGCCTCCCTTCGTCCGCAGCTCAGCAGTACGGCAGTACATTCTCTGTGTGAAGAAATGGCTTCAACAGTGGGTTGAGTGCGGTCATTGCCCCATGATACACAAGTCTCTGTTCGCGGACACGAAGCTGCCACCATGTCTACAAGATGCATATGCCGCTCTGGCAGTGTACAGTTTCAAGAACGAAAAAAACGAGGATTTCGTGATGCAACACATCGAGGACAAGGCCAATTCACTCTTGGAAGAGCATTCTACCCATCAGGACCTCCTAATCGACCCCTTTGTCCCCGAATGTTCCCTCACAACTGTTCAACACCTCGCCAGGGTTCTCGCCTTGATCATATACCAGTTCATCCGCCTCTTTGACGGCAATATCCGCCATCGAGCCCAGGCTGAACAGTATATTCCCTTGTTAAAATCATGGACTTGTCAGCTTTGGAGCTCGGTCAACATCGACGTTACCGTCCAAAACACATTCGGCAGCGATTATCTCATCAGTCAAGAAAACGCCGATGCAACCGTCAAGCTGTGGCGGACCTGGCTTCTAATGGAGAGCGTGCGCCGCGCCTGGAAAGTGAGCGCCTACATGAGGTGCATCTACTATGTCTTTCGCGATGGAACTGCACCGTGTGAGGGCACCATTGATTTCACGGCTCGGCGAGGGCTGTGGGATGCAACTTCTGCTCCGGTGTGGAGGCGTTTGCTTGAGCAAAAGGATCCTTTGTTTGCTGTGCCGTTTGAATCTACTTGGCTGCTCGACGCCACGACCCCAAAGGATATCGATGTCTTTGGATTGGCCACTATGAGCATCTCGGTGGATTCAGACAAGTTGGATTCGTGGATTGCGAATTCTTCGGATATGCATTTGGAAGGTTTATTAATGGCTACATGA
- a CDS encoding transcription factor PAP1 domain-containing protein has translation MIRFNGMIWAAFVKITFFTCRRCSLNFRRIEEIQDIQINNDSTNAQAKGTSAQTKSPRPRKPPNPEDDISQYKQVQLVDVEFKIGPPTVDQLIMARALKLSSGDLSDTEYLAERLALVYGLCEADSLALSQKIDIQQARIHSLQRQLVHSDTDSDTVPDVASKGKQTAEADFRTTDPREDEPASSGVQNSDVGRGIYKRTEQAEAETRMQRGMTIAHSRAEPENEIVDIDATWNPGSFRRDDLRRNVTGPFDFDFFALSNTTASPNLAERANLINEIDANYDADDVIAGPTMNCNQRWDRLQADPEAQNGEFDLDGLCPELTAKAKSSVGSVVENRDFDSILRKYMGDMG, from the exons ATGATCAGGTTCAATGGTATGATATGGGCAGCCTTTGTGAAGATCACTTTCTTTACATG TCGCAGGTGCTCATTGAACTTCCGGCGAATAGAAGAGATTCAAGATATCCAGATCAACAACGATTCAACCAACGCTCAAGCAAAGGGTACCTCAGCTCAGACCAAAAGCCCTAGGCCGCGGAAACCTCCGAATCCAGAAGACGACATTAGTCAATATAAGCAAGTTCAATTAGTGGATGTCGAATTCAAGATTGGTCCGCCTACAGTAGACCAACTAATTATGGCAAGAGCATTGAAATTGAGCTCGGGGGACTTATCAGACACTGAGTATCTGGCAGAAAGGCTTGCTCTTGTCTATGGCCTCTGTGAGGCAGATAGCCTCGCTTTATCTCAGAAGATTGATATTCAGCAAGCCCGTattcattctcttcaacGCCAGCTTGTACACTCAGATACCGATTCGGATACAGTACCGGACGTTGCATCGAAGGGCAAGCAGACAGCCGAGGCTGACTTTCGTACTACCGATCCGCGCGAAGATGAACCTGCGAGTTCTGGTGTGCAGAATAGCGATGTAGGACGGGGGATCTACAAGCGGACGGAGCAGGCAGAGGCGGAAACGAGGATGCAGCGTGGTATGACTATCGCTCATTCTAGAGCCGAGCCAGAAAACGAAATTGTCGATATCGACGCTACCTGGAATCCGGGTAGTTTTCGAAGAGATGATCTTCGAAGAAACGTCACCGGTCCATTTGATTTCGATTTCTTCGCCCTCTCCAACACTACTGCTAGCCCCAATCTGGCGGAGAGGGCCAATCTCATTAATGAAATCGATGCAAATTATGACGCGGATGATGTAATTGCAGGGCCAACCATGAACTGTAATCAGCGTTG GGACAGACTACAAGCAGACCCCGAGGCTCAGAATGGCGAGTTTGACCTAGATGGCTTGTGCCCAGAACTTACTGCAAAAGCAAAGTCGTCTGTTGGATCAGTCGTCGAGAACAGAGATTTTGACAGCATCCTCAGGAAGTACATGGGAGATATGGGTTGA
- a CDS encoding phosphorylase superfamily domain-containing protein, giving the protein MDTNSSRSRKRTRPNDNDGVSLAQVFKRPRIEESPVKLQNESYTIAWICALPIEMAAANAMLDRVHPSLPSNAKDSNSYILGNVGRHNIVVACLPANHYGTNSAAVVANNLIRTFPSIGIGLMVGIGGGVPGSVDVRLGDVVVGYNVVQHDLGKVIQGFRVHRTGTPKSPPSSLLTAVSKLRAIHESNSSRVPDFLQQMILKYPKMTKYTYPSSSQDRLFLATYSHSPERANCDSCDTSMLVYRLPRMDNHPVIHYGNVASGNQVMKDAFSRDEIAQELNVICFEMEAAGLVDALPCLVIRGICDYSDSHKNKQWQEYAAATAAAYAKELLIEAVPEAVREPRLKSSSSCLVGTTNSFVCAWQLVLTRSV; this is encoded by the coding sequence ATGGAcaccaacagctccagaTCGCGCAAGAGAACTCGGCCCAACGATAATGATGGCGTTTCATTGGCGCAAGTTTTCAAACGACCGAGGATCGAAGAAAGCCCCGTCAAATTACAAAATGAGAGCTACACAATCGCCTGGATTTGCGCCCTCCCCATCGAAATGGCCGCTGCCAATGCAATGCTCGACAGAGTTCATCCAAGCCTGCCGTCAAATGCGAAGGATTCCAACTCATACATATTGGGGAATGTTGGTCGCCACAATATTGTGGTGGCGTGTCTACCAGCAAATCACTATGGCACAAACTCTGCAGCAGTCGTGGCCAACAACTTGATCCGCACATTTCCCTCTATTGGCATCGGCTTGATGGTGGGAATCGGCGGCGGAGTGCCTGGTAGTGTCGATGTGCGCCTTGgtgatgtcgtcgtcggttACAATGTGGTCCAGCACGACCTTGGTAAAGTCATTCAAGGCTTTCGAGTTCATCGAACCGGAACACCAAAAAGTCCTCCTTCCAGCCTCTTGACCGCTGTCTCGAAACTAAGAGCAATTCACGAGTCCAATTCAAGCAGAGTTCCAGATTTCCTTCAACAAATGATCTTAAAGTATCCGAAAATGACGAAATATACTTATCCGAGCTCATCACAAGATCGACTCTTTCTCGCTACCTACTCTCACAGCCCAGAAAGGGCTAACTGCGATAGCTGTGATACGTCCATGTTGGTCTACCGTCTTCCTCGAATGGACAATCACCCAGTCATTCACTACGGTAACGTTGCCTCTGGCAACCAGGTGATGAAAGACGCATTCTCTCGAGATGAAATCGCCCAGGAGCTAAATGTCATATGCTTCGAAATGGAAGCAGCTGGTCTAGTCGACGCTTTACCATGCCTGGTAATCCGAGGAATCTGTGACTACTCAGATTCCCACAAGAATAAGCAATGGCAAGAGtacgcagcagcaaccgcgGCAGCTTACGCCAAGGAATTATTGATTGAAGCCGTACCAGAGGCCGTGAGAGAGCCACGCTTGAAGTCAAGTAGCTCATGTTTAGTTGGTACAACAAACTCTTTTGTGTGCGCTTGGCAACTTGTACTCACCAGGAGCGTATAG
- a CDS encoding short chain dehydrogenase domain-containing protein gives MGGIITQMWPPKPAFTEQNLGDLSAQVYIVTGSNTGVGKELAQILYSKKATVYVAARSEAKATEAIEDIRGAFPTSTGRLEFLALDLSDLSAVARSAKEFITRESKLDVLFNNAGVMHPPQGSKTKQGYELQLGVNNLGHLLFTELLTPLLATTAASYAASSPNSGGFDPENMGFTKKEQSTYYKYSVSKAGVYYQAAEYAKRYKDKGIISLAVNPGNLRSDLQRYGGQGFLHKINQKVILFPAINGAYSELFCGLSPDVTAEKSGSYAIPWGRLAKIREDIEKGSKSTKEGGTGMGKVWYDWCLEQVEPFMH, from the exons ATGGGCGGCATCATAACTCAAATGTGGCCACCGAAGCCGGCCTTTACCGAACAGAATCTGGGTGACTTATCAG CGCAGGTCTACATCGTCACCGGCTCCAACACTGGCGTCGGCAAAGAGCTCGCGCAAATCCTCTACTCTAAAAAGGCGACCGTCTATGTCGCAGCTCGAAGCGAGGCCAAAGCTACTGAAGCCATTGAAGACATTCGCGGCGCCTTTCCCACTTCTACCGGTCGTCTCGAGTTTCTTGCTCTCGACCTATCAGATTTAAGCGCCGTAGCAAGGTCGGCTAAAGAGTTCATCACGAGGGAGTCAAAGCTCGATGTCTTGTTCAATAATGCGGGCGTGATGCATCCGCCTCAAGGATCAAAGACAAAGCAGGGATACGAGCTTCAGCTGGGGGTGAACAATCTCGGTCATTTGTTGTTTACAGAGCTTCTGACGCCGTTGCTTGCTACAACTGCGGCGAGTTATGCTGCAAGTTCCCCCAATTCG GGGGGATTTGATCCCGAGAACATGGGATTTACGAAAAAGGAGCAGAGTACCTATTACAAGTACTCTGTGAGTAAGGCAGGTGTGTATTATCAGGCAGCAGAATACGCGAAGCGATATAAGGACAAGGGAATCATTAGTTTG GCTGTGAACCCGGGAAACCTCCGATCCGACCTTCAGAGATATGGCGGGCAGGGATTCCTTCACAAGATAAACCAGAAAGTCATTTTGTTTCCCGCCATCAATGGTGCATACTCTGAGCTATTCTGTGGCCTTTCACCAGATGTGACGGCAGAGAAGTCGGGAAGTTATG CGATACCGTGGGGAAGACTTGCCAAGATTCGGGAAGATATCGAGAAGGGATCGAAAAGTACAAAAGAAGGAGGAACTGGCATGGGAAAGGTTTGGTACGACTGGTGCCTGGAACAGGTTGAACCATTCATGCATTAG